In the Flavobacterium sp. J372 genome, one interval contains:
- a CDS encoding transglutaminase domain-containing protein, translated as MKHLSTIVVGLLAMFSLAANAGDYKNVDVKVRSYPTAFASPDKLAAHISKDFYREEDKARALFTWMAHNIKYDPSPNAAGRRNRNISYSSQAERSAKIEAADNELAIKTLRSRKGVCNGYATLYKVTAEEMGLKSEIIYGSAKNNPAQIGKGPSGINHAWNAVRINGVWKLLDVTWGAGGFAASAGSGFDDSYFFTSPDLFFMNHFPENENWLLTSKTVSEFAALPLVYNLNYQLVSPVMGIIITGTGEKTLFKIKGFKATDEVMYQYTSAAFANKVFPKINDGAGEFNLVLGDNAKGTLTIFVNKKPLVSYKLTAGN; from the coding sequence ATGAAACATTTGTCAACAATAGTAGTGGGGCTGTTAGCAATGTTTAGTCTGGCGGCCAATGCAGGAGATTATAAAAATGTTGATGTAAAAGTAAGGTCATACCCAACGGCATTCGCATCACCTGATAAGCTGGCTGCACATATCAGTAAAGATTTTTATCGGGAGGAAGACAAAGCCCGTGCCCTTTTCACCTGGATGGCGCATAATATAAAATATGACCCTTCACCAAACGCTGCCGGTAGGAGAAACAGGAATATCTCATATTCATCTCAGGCTGAGCGTAGTGCTAAAATTGAAGCGGCAGATAACGAACTCGCAATAAAAACATTACGCTCAAGAAAGGGAGTATGCAATGGTTACGCAACTTTGTACAAAGTTACAGCGGAAGAAATGGGGCTAAAGAGCGAAATAATATACGGCAGCGCCAAGAACAACCCGGCGCAAATAGGTAAAGGGCCATCAGGAATCAATCATGCCTGGAATGCCGTCAGGATAAATGGCGTATGGAAACTGCTAGATGTTACCTGGGGTGCAGGCGGATTTGCCGCCAGTGCCGGTTCAGGTTTTGATGACAGCTACTTTTTTACGAGTCCCGACCTGTTTTTCATGAATCATTTCCCTGAAAATGAAAACTGGCTGCTTACTTCAAAAACGGTTTCGGAATTTGCAGCTTTACCGTTGGTATATAATCTTAATTATCAACTGGTTTCCCCTGTGATGGGTATAATTATAACAGGTACAGGTGAGAAGACGTTATTCAAAATTAAGGGATTTAAGGCTACTGATGAAGTGATGTACCAATATACTTCTGCCGCATTTGCAAACAAGGTTTTTCCAAAAATCAATGACGGTGCAGGCGAATTTAATCTGGTTTTAGGAGACAATGCGAAAGGGACGCTTACAATATTCGTCAACAAGAAACCGTTGGTGTCATATAAGTTAACTGCCGGGAATTAA
- a CDS encoding transglutaminase domain-containing protein: protein MKKLSQLLTLLLLLFSTATYAQDYAKVDNIISAYPASFKSVDALAEKISADFTSDEDKARAIFTWIATNVKYDMEAYNSRQAPAGFSYRTPEEKEIKLRKMREDLALKTLKTKKGVCEGYSTLYERLAHKTGLEAEIIPGTSKSHPTHIGKQPGASDHAWNAVKINGKWQLIDVTWGAGTVVGEKPVFQFRFNDSYFLTEPKDFVINHYPDDEKWLLSKELTKADFADTPLYYSNYLMGGYEFASPGVGTFTNKMANVVPFKIKNLKPTDKVAYTFSKDRVFKEVNPRKNGDMAEFEVQLPPNSNGYLTVFINQRSVAAYRINRN, encoded by the coding sequence ATGAAAAAATTATCACAGCTACTCACATTACTGCTTTTGCTTTTTAGTACAGCAACCTATGCTCAGGATTATGCAAAAGTTGATAACATAATTTCGGCTTATCCTGCATCATTTAAATCTGTTGATGCCCTTGCCGAAAAAATAAGTGCCGACTTTACGTCTGATGAAGATAAAGCCCGTGCTATTTTCACGTGGATTGCTACCAACGTGAAATACGATATGGAGGCTTACAATTCCCGTCAGGCACCTGCAGGCTTTTCATACCGCACGCCGGAAGAAAAGGAAATAAAACTCCGAAAAATGCGTGAAGACCTTGCATTGAAAACTTTAAAGACCAAAAAGGGCGTATGCGAAGGTTATTCAACTTTATATGAGCGCCTTGCGCATAAGACTGGCCTTGAAGCGGAAATTATTCCCGGCACATCTAAATCACACCCGACGCATATCGGTAAACAACCCGGTGCCAGCGACCATGCCTGGAACGCTGTAAAAATAAATGGCAAATGGCAGCTGATAGATGTTACCTGGGGTGCCGGTACCGTAGTAGGAGAGAAGCCTGTATTCCAATTCCGCTTTAATGACAGTTACTTTCTTACGGAGCCTAAAGATTTTGTAATAAATCATTACCCCGACGATGAGAAATGGTTATTGTCAAAAGAGCTTACTAAAGCCGATTTTGCCGACACACCGCTTTATTACAGCAATTACCTTATGGGTGGCTATGAATTTGCCAGCCCCGGCGTAGGTACTTTTACCAATAAAATGGCTAATGTAGTTCCGTTCAAAATAAAGAATCTTAAGCCCACAGACAAAGTTGCATACACCTTTAGCAAAGACCGGGTTTTTAAAGAAGTAAATCCGCGGAAAAATGGCGATATGGCCGAGTTTGAGGTACAGCTTCCGCCGAATTCCAACGGATACCTTACGGTTTTTATCAACCAGCGCTCGGTTGCTGCCTACAGGATAAACAGGAATTAG
- a CDS encoding DUF6122 family protein, with protein sequence MQTFVHYFLHLVFPLAIAYVFLKKDWKKAYIILLATMLVDLDHLFAAPVFKANRCSINFHFLHTYYAMLVYVVLLFFRKPFNIIGIGLLFHMLTDLVDCLWMYSRCKSCFSDSPASGLLQLLM encoded by the coding sequence ATGCAGACATTTGTGCACTACTTTTTACACTTGGTATTCCCATTAGCTATTGCATATGTATTTTTAAAAAAAGACTGGAAAAAAGCATATATCATTTTGTTAGCTACTATGCTGGTTGACTTAGACCATTTATTTGCAGCACCAGTATTTAAAGCAAACCGGTGCAGCATCAATTTTCATTTTTTACATACATATTATGCCATGTTGGTATATGTGGTGCTTCTGTTTTTTCGGAAACCGTTTAATATTATAGGTATCGGGCTTCTATTTCATATGCTTACAGACCTTGTTGATTGCTTATGGATGTATTCACGATGCAAATCCTGCTTTTCTGATTCGCCGGCGTCAGGCCTGTTACAGCTATTGATGTGA
- a CDS encoding DNA gyrase/topoisomerase IV subunit A, which produces MNEEENLNPFEGEHFYEKQDNPDSGETITKVTGMYKDWFLDYASYVILERAVPAIEDGFKPVQRRIMHSLKELDDGRYNKVANVVGHTMQYHPHGDASIGDAMVQIGQKELLIDTQGNWGNILTGDGAAASRYIEARLSKFALEVLYSPKITTWQLSYDGRRNEPVNLPVKFPLLLAQGAEGIAVGLSTKVLPHNFNELIDASIKILKNKPFTLFPDFPTGGIADISNYNDGMRGGRVRVRAKISQLDKSTLVITQIPFSTNTGTLIDSILKANEKGKIKVKKIEDNTAADVEILIHLPPGVSPDKTIDALFAFTACETSVAPLGCVIEDNKPYFVGVSDMLRISTKRTVDLLKRELEIQLDELEEQWHFQSLERIFIENRIYRLIEEEETWEGVIRAIDEGLKPFTKHLKRAVTEEDIVRLTEIRIKRISKFDIDKAQEKIEALEGEIEQVKHHLENLIDFAISYFQGLKDRYGKGRERKTELRSFDNIEATKVVLRNTKLYVNREEGFIGTGLKKDEYVADCSDIDDVIVFLRDGSMMVTKVDVKTFVGKDIIHVSVFDKNDKRTIYNMIYRDGKSGPSYVKRFNVSGITRDKLYDLTQEKPGSQVLYFSCNPNGEAEVVTILLRQVGSVKKLKFDLDFANLAIKGRNSKGNTVTKYPIKKIELKEKGISTLKPRRVWFDDTVQRLNVDGRGELLGEFRPNDRLLIINQNGKVKTIIPELSTRFDDGMIVLEKMGA; this is translated from the coding sequence ATGAACGAAGAAGAAAACCTAAACCCCTTCGAAGGGGAGCATTTTTACGAGAAGCAGGACAACCCTGATAGCGGCGAGACCATTACCAAGGTAACCGGCATGTATAAAGACTGGTTCCTGGATTATGCGTCATACGTTATCCTGGAGCGTGCGGTGCCTGCCATTGAGGACGGGTTTAAGCCCGTGCAGCGCCGTATTATGCACTCGCTCAAAGAGCTCGATGATGGCCGCTATAACAAAGTAGCCAACGTAGTGGGACATACCATGCAGTACCACCCGCACGGCGATGCCAGTATTGGTGATGCCATGGTGCAGATAGGCCAGAAAGAACTGCTTATTGATACGCAGGGTAACTGGGGTAACATCCTTACCGGTGATGGCGCCGCGGCTTCACGTTACATTGAGGCGCGACTGTCGAAATTTGCACTAGAGGTGTTGTACAGCCCTAAGATCACCACATGGCAGCTGTCGTATGACGGGCGCCGTAATGAGCCGGTGAACCTACCTGTGAAGTTCCCGCTGCTGCTCGCTCAGGGCGCTGAAGGTATTGCGGTAGGCTTATCTACAAAGGTACTTCCGCATAACTTTAATGAGTTGATTGATGCTTCCATAAAAATATTAAAGAACAAGCCGTTTACGCTGTTCCCTGATTTCCCGACTGGTGGTATTGCAGACATATCTAATTACAATGACGGCATGCGCGGTGGTCGTGTGCGTGTGCGGGCCAAAATTTCACAGCTTGATAAAAGCACGCTCGTAATTACACAAATACCGTTCTCAACAAATACAGGTACGCTGATTGACAGTATCCTGAAAGCCAACGAGAAAGGCAAGATAAAAGTTAAGAAGATTGAGGACAATACGGCCGCTGATGTTGAGATACTCATTCATCTTCCGCCGGGTGTTTCTCCTGATAAAACCATTGATGCGCTATTCGCTTTCACGGCATGCGAAACATCGGTAGCGCCGCTGGGGTGTGTTATTGAAGACAATAAGCCGTACTTTGTAGGTGTTAGTGATATGCTTCGAATCTCCACAAAGCGTACAGTAGATTTACTAAAACGTGAACTTGAAATTCAGCTGGATGAACTTGAAGAACAATGGCATTTCCAGTCGCTTGAGCGTATTTTCATCGAAAACAGGATTTACCGCCTTATTGAAGAGGAAGAAACATGGGAAGGCGTTATCCGTGCTATCGATGAGGGGTTAAAGCCTTTTACCAAGCACCTGAAGCGCGCCGTGACCGAGGAAGATATTGTTCGCCTTACGGAAATCCGCATCAAGCGCATCTCTAAGTTTGACATTGATAAGGCACAGGAAAAAATTGAAGCTCTTGAAGGCGAAATAGAGCAGGTGAAGCACCATCTGGAGAATCTTATTGATTTTGCCATCAGCTACTTCCAGGGGCTGAAAGACCGCTACGGCAAAGGCCGCGAGCGCAAGACCGAACTCCGCAGCTTTGATAACATTGAGGCGACCAAAGTAGTACTTAGAAACACTAAACTATATGTAAACCGTGAGGAAGGCTTTATTGGTACCGGACTTAAGAAAGACGAATATGTAGCCGACTGCAGTGATATTGACGACGTCATAGTATTCCTGCGTGATGGCAGCATGATGGTGACTAAAGTTGATGTAAAGACTTTTGTGGGTAAAGACATCATACACGTTTCGGTATTTGATAAGAACGACAAACGAACCATTTACAACATGATTTACCGCGATGGTAAGTCGGGCCCATCATACGTCAAGCGTTTTAATGTGTCAGGCATCACCCGTGATAAGTTGTATGATCTTACGCAGGAAAAGCCGGGCTCTCAGGTGCTGTATTTCTCGTGCAACCCTAATGGTGAGGCTGAGGTTGTGACAATACTGCTGCGTCAGGTAGGAAGCGTGAAAAAGCTGAAATTCGATCTTGATTTTGCGAATCTCGCTATAAAAGGGCGTAACTCTAAAGGTAATACCGTTACAAAATACCCTATCAAAAAAATAGAGCTTAAGGAAAAAGGCATCTCTACCCTGAAACCGCGCCGCGTGTGGTTTGATGATACGGTGCAAAGGCTGAACGTTGATGGCAGGGGAGAACTGCTTGGTGAATTCCGCCCGAACGACAGGCTGCTTATCATTAACCAAAATGGTAAAGTGAAAACTATTATACCGGAACTTTCAACACGTTTTGATGACGGTATGATAGTGCTGGAAAAAATGGGTGCCTAA
- a CDS encoding TerC family protein → MEFLANPDAWVALLTLTFLEIVLGIDNIIFISIVTGKLPVEDRKKATRIGLFLAMFMRIGLLFGITLLIAMKSTIFDWDWGWFSGKLTGQALILLLGGLFLIYKSTKEIHEKVDHKGEEEKTIASSAKKSFGNVILQILMIDLIFSVDSILTAVGMTNGLEGALYIMITAVVISVGIMMLFAVPVGNFVNANPSIQILGLAFLILIGFMLITESMHLSHAELAGQQIGTVPKGYLYFAIAFSLAVEFINMKMRKSKTGSM, encoded by the coding sequence ATGGAATTTTTAGCTAATCCTGATGCATGGGTTGCACTGCTTACCCTCACTTTCCTGGAGATTGTACTGGGTATTGACAATATCATATTTATATCTATTGTTACAGGTAAACTACCGGTTGAAGACCGAAAGAAAGCAACTCGCATAGGTTTGTTCCTGGCTATGTTCATGCGTATCGGGCTGCTGTTTGGTATTACACTGCTTATCGCGATGAAGTCAACAATTTTTGATTGGGATTGGGGATGGTTCAGCGGCAAGCTTACAGGTCAGGCACTGATATTGCTGCTTGGCGGACTTTTCCTTATTTATAAGAGTACCAAAGAGATACATGAAAAAGTAGACCATAAAGGCGAAGAAGAAAAAACCATCGCTTCATCAGCCAAAAAATCATTTGGTAATGTAATACTGCAAATATTAATGATAGACCTGATTTTCTCGGTTGACTCTATCCTAACTGCTGTAGGCATGACCAACGGACTCGAAGGCGCTTTATATATTATGATTACAGCAGTTGTGATTTCGGTAGGTATTATGATGCTCTTCGCTGTGCCTGTAGGCAATTTTGTAAATGCCAACCCGTCAATACAAATACTGGGCCTCGCTTTCCTGATACTTATAGGCTTTATGCTGATAACCGAAAGCATGCACCTTTCACACGCAGAACTTGCAGGCCAGCAGATTGGTACCGTGCCTAAAGGCTATCTTTATTTTGCCATAGCATTCTCATTGGCAGTCGAGTTCATCAATATGAAAATGCGAAAATCTAAAACCGGATCAATGTAA
- a CDS encoding ATP-binding protein, producing MQEINEFLQKFFDTGSFPARWHCGKWSEFHGWLYILSDVAIWAAYFTIPIILVRFIRTRKDLPFTKIFWLFGAFILACGATHLIDAVIFWFPIYRISAFARLVTAIVSWATIVALYRIMPQALLLQSPKELERKVAERTAELNATVQRMRFMADAMPQIVWTAKADGTLDYFNKRTLEFTGKTIAELEAWAWINSMHPHDQEISMQKWKKALEDKVPFEIENRILAADGKYYWHLNRGVPQLDENGEIACWVGTATNIEQQKRNEEILEKTVAKRTEELRIANENLVQSNNDLEQFAGFASHDLQAPLKTISMYLSMLAERNKDVLDESSLGYISKATAASHRMRTLVQTLLQFSKVNASQTNLTDVDLEQVVQVIRNTMLDSHAPGSVIINNNTPHRLYADESMITQVLQNVIANGIKYNENDVAEITIESVENEDKIVISVTDNGIGIAAEHLEKIFNVFTRLTSDTKGTGLGLSISKRIMEKHKGTISVSSTVGQGTTFTLTIPKA from the coding sequence ATGCAGGAGATAAATGAATTTCTTCAGAAATTCTTCGATACAGGATCATTCCCTGCCAGATGGCATTGCGGCAAATGGAGTGAATTCCATGGCTGGCTTTATATATTATCTGACGTTGCCATTTGGGCAGCATATTTTACTATACCTATAATACTTGTGCGTTTTATAAGAACGCGTAAAGACTTGCCTTTCACTAAAATTTTCTGGCTGTTTGGCGCCTTTATCCTGGCCTGCGGTGCGACACACCTTATTGATGCCGTTATATTCTGGTTCCCTATTTACCGCATAAGTGCTTTTGCCCGTTTAGTTACCGCCATAGTTTCGTGGGCAACCATTGTGGCGCTTTACAGAATTATGCCACAGGCCCTGTTGTTACAGTCGCCAAAAGAGCTTGAGCGTAAGGTTGCTGAGCGTACTGCTGAACTGAATGCTACTGTACAGAGAATGCGTTTTATGGCAGATGCCATGCCTCAGATTGTGTGGACTGCAAAAGCCGACGGGACACTTGATTACTTTAATAAAAGAACACTTGAATTTACAGGTAAGACAATAGCAGAACTTGAAGCATGGGCATGGATAAATTCTATGCATCCCCACGACCAGGAAATAAGTATGCAAAAATGGAAGAAGGCCCTTGAAGATAAAGTGCCTTTTGAAATCGAAAACAGAATACTGGCAGCAGACGGGAAATATTACTGGCACCTTAACCGCGGTGTACCACAGTTGGATGAAAATGGTGAAATAGCCTGCTGGGTTGGCACTGCAACCAACATAGAGCAGCAAAAGCGCAATGAGGAAATTCTTGAGAAGACTGTAGCCAAAAGAACTGAAGAACTTCGTATTGCCAACGAAAACCTGGTGCAGAGCAATAATGACCTGGAACAATTTGCCGGTTTTGCATCGCATGACCTGCAGGCCCCGCTTAAAACAATAAGCATGTACCTGAGCATGCTTGCCGAACGTAATAAAGATGTGCTGGATGAAAGTTCTTTGGGATATATTTCTAAAGCCACAGCCGCAAGCCACCGAATGCGTACATTGGTGCAGACATTGCTGCAGTTCTCTAAAGTAAATGCATCACAAACAAATCTGACAGATGTAGACCTTGAACAAGTTGTGCAGGTAATACGCAATACCATGCTTGACAGCCATGCCCCGGGTTCTGTTATAATCAACAACAATACCCCCCATAGACTGTATGCAGATGAGTCTATGATTACACAGGTATTGCAAAATGTTATTGCAAACGGGATTAAGTATAATGAGAATGATGTGGCTGAAATCACAATAGAATCAGTTGAAAATGAAGATAAAATTGTTATCTCGGTAACCGATAACGGGATTGGCATCGCTGCAGAACATCTTGAAAAGATATTTAATGTATTTACAAGGCTTACATCTGATACGAAAGGTACAGGCCTTGGGCTATCCATCAGCAAAAGGATTATGGAGAAACATAAAGGTACTATATCCGTAAGTTCAACCGTTGGGCAGGGCACTACATTCACGCTCACGATACCAAAAGCTTAA
- a CDS encoding DUF1572 domain-containing protein: MEATTAYIESVRKQFQYYKMLGEKAMSQLEPEQLFYSANDDTNSIAIIVKHLHGNMMSRWTDFLTSDGEKEWRNRDDEFENPYTNKETLLQKWNEGWECLFKALDTVTADHLHHIIYIRNEGHTIIEAINRQLAHYPYHIGQIVFYGKMLKQSAWDSLSIPRNSSKQYNADKFSQEKTVRNFTDNELNRLSNTENK; encoded by the coding sequence ATGGAAGCAACCACAGCCTATATTGAAAGTGTACGCAAACAGTTTCAATACTATAAAATGCTCGGTGAAAAAGCCATGTCACAACTTGAGCCGGAACAGCTTTTTTATAGCGCTAACGATGATACCAACAGCATCGCCATCATCGTGAAGCACCTGCACGGCAACATGATGAGCCGGTGGACCGACTTCCTCACAAGCGATGGTGAGAAAGAATGGCGCAATCGTGACGACGAGTTTGAAAATCCGTACACAAATAAAGAAACACTCCTGCAAAAATGGAATGAAGGATGGGAATGCCTGTTTAAAGCGTTAGACACAGTTACAGCCGATCACCTGCATCATATCATTTATATACGTAACGAAGGCCATACCATTATAGAGGCTATAAACCGCCAGTTGGCGCATTACCCTTATCATATCGGGCAGATTGTATTCTACGGTAAAATGCTTAAGCAATCTGCGTGGGACAGCCTTTCCATTCCGCGCAACAGCTCTAAACAATACAATGCTGATAAATTCTCACAGGAGAAAACTGTCCGCAACTTCACAGACAATGAGCTTAACCGACTTTCAAATACTGAAAATAAATGA
- a CDS encoding sodium-dependent bicarbonate transport family permease, producing MNINLLAENLTNPALLFFILGIVAVYLKSDLAIPPNSSKFISLYLLFAIGFKGGQELSHEVFTLEILWAMLFGVGLALLIPLYVFFILRKKFNVYDSGAIAAAYGSVSAVTFVTAASYLELQGQQLTGHMVAIMALMESPAIIAGLILISIFSKEDSSVSKRSVIHHSLTNGSVLLILGSLIIGYLANAEQAQGIKPFTNDLFKGFLAIFLLDMGIVSGRKLGSLFRRGWFPFAIGIVVPLLNGVAVAFASQIVTHNMADRFIFAVLAASASYIAVPAAMKIAAPKANPGFYLPMALGVTFPLNITLGFPLYYLVAGL from the coding sequence ATGAACATAAACTTATTGGCCGAGAATTTAACCAATCCGGCATTGTTATTTTTTATATTGGGCATTGTGGCTGTTTATTTAAAAAGCGACCTTGCAATTCCGCCAAACTCTTCAAAATTTATATCACTATACCTGCTTTTTGCCATTGGCTTCAAGGGTGGGCAGGAGCTGTCACATGAAGTTTTTACCTTAGAAATATTATGGGCCATGCTCTTTGGCGTCGGGCTGGCATTGCTGATTCCGCTATATGTGTTTTTCATACTCAGGAAAAAATTTAATGTTTATGATTCAGGTGCAATTGCTGCTGCGTATGGCTCGGTAAGTGCGGTTACCTTTGTTACGGCAGCCTCTTACCTTGAACTGCAGGGCCAGCAGCTTACGGGGCATATGGTAGCTATTATGGCGCTTATGGAATCGCCGGCCATTATTGCGGGATTAATCCTTATCTCAATCTTCAGCAAAGAAGACAGCAGCGTGAGCAAGCGCTCTGTAATTCATCATTCGCTTACAAATGGCAGCGTGTTGCTTATTTTGGGGAGCCTTATAATAGGTTATTTGGCAAATGCTGAACAAGCACAAGGTATTAAACCATTCACGAATGATCTCTTCAAAGGATTTCTCGCCATATTCCTGCTAGATATGGGTATTGTAAGTGGCAGGAAGCTGGGCAGCTTATTCAGGCGGGGCTGGTTTCCGTTTGCCATTGGTATTGTAGTACCGTTGTTAAACGGGGTTGCAGTTGCTTTTGCAAGCCAGATTGTAACACATAACATGGCTGACAGATTTATTTTTGCTGTGCTGGCAGCAAGCGCATCTTACATAGCTGTACCCGCGGCCATGAAAATCGCTGCGCCTAAAGCAAACCCCGGTTTTTACCTGCCAATGGCACTCGGTGTAACGTTTCCTTTAAATATAACACTAGGGTTTCCGTTGTATTATCTTGTGGCGGGACTTTAA
- a CDS encoding TIGR02117 family protein translates to MNRHLLKTLGYIRRLLLGILILIGAYLLACALIPLIPVNTSPVKSGDVTVYINSNGVHTDIFVPVKNEIKDWSRDLLYTHTRSKDSIMNFVAFGWGDKGFYLDTPEWSDLKASTAAKAAFYLGTSAMHTRFYKEVKEDDECVKLTISNDDYKSLVKYIQESFQYDDGKKVLWIADRSYGDYDAFYEANRTYSLFYTCNTWANNALKAANQRACLWTPHDKGIFYHYSN, encoded by the coding sequence ATGAACAGGCATCTACTTAAAACGTTAGGGTATATCCGCCGGCTGCTGCTGGGCATCCTTATTTTAATCGGGGCATATCTTTTAGCATGTGCGCTTATTCCGCTTATTCCGGTAAACACATCTCCTGTAAAAAGCGGAGACGTTACTGTTTATATCAACTCTAATGGTGTTCATACCGATATATTCGTTCCTGTTAAGAATGAAATTAAAGACTGGAGCCGGGACCTTTTGTATACTCACACACGCTCGAAGGACAGTATTATGAACTTCGTGGCATTCGGTTGGGGCGATAAGGGCTTCTACCTCGACACACCTGAATGGAGCGACCTAAAGGCAAGCACGGCGGCCAAGGCGGCTTTTTACTTGGGTACATCGGCAATGCATACGCGTTTTTATAAAGAAGTTAAAGAAGATGATGAGTGCGTGAAGCTCACCATCAGCAACGATGATTACAAGAGCCTGGTAAAATATATTCAGGAAAGCTTTCAGTACGATGATGGTAAAAAAGTGTTGTGGATAGCCGACAGAAGCTATGGCGATTATGATGCTTTTTACGAAGCCAATCGCACCTACAGCCTTTTTTACACCTGCAATACCTGGGCAAATAATGCCCTGAAAGCAGCCAACCAGCGCGCCTGCCTGTGGACACCCCATGATAAGGGGATATTTTATCACTATAGCAACTAA
- a CDS encoding NADPH-dependent FMN reductase, translated as MKILALAGSSSKQSINKKLATYASTLFEADEKDIIDLNDYELPLFSVDIEKELGKPDVARAFLDRIEWADVIVLSVAEHNAGLTAAFKNIYDWASRQKKEVWSHKPMLLLSTSPGRRGGQSAMEAAKISLPHYGGNIKATFSLPSFNENFDVESGKISNKELDDALKAIIRDFDYEQAST; from the coding sequence ATGAAAATACTTGCCCTGGCCGGAAGCAGCAGTAAACAATCTATCAACAAAAAACTCGCAACCTACGCTTCTACGCTTTTTGAAGCCGATGAAAAAGATATCATCGATCTTAATGATTATGAATTGCCGCTTTTCAGCGTGGATATTGAGAAGGAACTAGGTAAGCCTGATGTAGCCCGCGCATTTCTTGACAGGATTGAATGGGCAGATGTTATAGTGCTTTCTGTAGCCGAGCATAACGCAGGCCTTACTGCAGCATTCAAAAATATCTACGACTGGGCATCGCGCCAGAAAAAAGAGGTGTGGAGCCACAAACCTATGCTTTTGCTTTCAACATCACCGGGGCGTAGGGGAGGCCAAAGCGCTATGGAGGCCGCTAAAATAAGCCTTCCTCATTATGGCGGGAATATTAAAGCCACATTTTCGTTACCGTCATTCAATGAAAATTTTGATGTGGAGTCGGGCAAAATATCCAATAAAGAACTTGATGATGCGTTAAAAGCTATTATCAGGGACTTTGATTATGAACAGGCATCTACTTAA
- a CDS encoding DNA topoisomerase IV, with the protein MRYLVTLLLFVTLASCYNVERNCNDFKTGKFRFEYEIDGKKKTTVFERAGDIEIETFEGKTDTASIRWINDCEYILEKIHPKNMQEQKAVHMKILSTNGNSYTFEYSFVGDANKQKGTVTKLN; encoded by the coding sequence ATGAGATATTTAGTTACATTGCTACTTTTTGTAACGCTGGCATCATGCTATAATGTAGAGCGCAACTGCAACGACTTTAAAACCGGTAAGTTTAGATTCGAGTATGAAATTGACGGTAAAAAGAAAACTACTGTTTTTGAGCGTGCCGGAGACATTGAAATTGAAACTTTTGAAGGAAAAACCGACACGGCATCAATCCGCTGGATAAATGACTGTGAGTATATCCTGGAAAAGATACACCCGAAAAACATGCAGGAGCAAAAGGCTGTACATATGAAAATATTGTCTACCAACGGAAATTCATATACCTTTGAGTATTCCTTTGTGGGTGACGCCAACAAACAGAAAGGTACCGTAACAAAACTTAACTAA